DNA sequence from the Maribacter dokdonensis DSW-8 genome:
AGAAATTAGGTATTCACTCCTCTTCTACTCGCCAAGTATTCTTTAATGAAACAAAAGTTGCTGTTGAAAATATGCTTTCCACCAGAGGAAACGGTTTTAAAATTGCAATGAATGCCCTAAACGTTGGTCGTATTAAATTAGCCGCTGCTTGTTTAGAGGCACAAAGAAGGGTGATCAACGAGGCTGTTAATTATGCGAACGAAAGAATTCAGTTCAAAACTCCAATCGTTAACTTTGGTGCCATAAAAGCAAAATTAGCCGATATGACCACAAATGCTTATGTTGGTGAATCTGCTTGTTACCGTGCTGCAAAGAACATTGAAGATAGAATTGCAATACGTGAAAGCGAAGGCAATACTCACCAAGAAGCTGAATTAAAAGGTGTTGAAGAGTATGCTATAGAATGTTCTATTTTAAAAGTGGCGGTTTCGGAAGATGTACAGCATACAGCAGATGAAGGTGTGCAGATTTTTGGAGGTATGGGCTTCAGCGCAGATACACCAATGGAATCCGCTTGGAGAGATGCAAGAATTGCACGTATATACGAAGGAACCAATGAAATCAACAGAATGTTAGCTGTAGGTATGCTTGTTAAAAAGGCTATGAAAGGTCATGTAGACCTTTTAGGACCTGCAACCGCAGTTGGCGAAGAGCTCATGGGAATTCCTTCTTTTGATACTCCTGATTTTTCTGAACTGTTTGCAGAAGAAAAGGATATTTTAAAAAGACTAAAGAAAGTGTTCTTAATGGTCGCTGGATCTGCAGTTCAAAAATTTGGTCCAGAATTGGAAAAGCACCAACAATTGATGTTAGCTGCTTCTGACATTCTTATTGAAGTTTATATGGCAGAATCTGCATTATTACGTACAGAGAAAAACGCAAAACGTTTTGGAGAAGAGGCGCAGGCCACCCAAATTGCGATGTCTAAGTTATATTTGTACAATGCAACCGAAACTATCATTAAAAAAGGTAAGGAAGCCATTATATCTTTCGCTGAAGGTGATGAACAAAGAATGATGTTAATGGGACTTAAACGTTTTACAAAATATACAAATTACCCTAATGTAGTAGCTTTACGCACACAAATTGCCGATAAGGTAGCTGCAGATAACGGGTATACCTTTGACTAATTCAGATTACTTTTGTTGTTTGGTAACTTGAATGTTAAACCGTCCCAATTGGGGCGGTTTTTTTGTTTGGTATAAATCGTTATTGCGACTACTTTTGAGCCATGCATAAAAAATTACTCCAACAAGTGTATTCATCCTCTGACTTTAACACCAACGGGCACGCACTTATAGACCAGTTGACCGCTCATTTAGAGGATAAATTAAATGGAAAATCCCCAAATGCCATTCATTGGAACGACCCTGAGGATGAACTCCAGTTTTGGAAGGATTTTCTATATCACGGAAATAGCAAGAATTTGTTCCAGGAAATCAACAAACGTACCACGCACATTCACCATCCACATTACCTTGGTCATCAGGTGAGTCCTCCAGCCCCAATTACCGCACTCACAGGATTATTGAGTTCGCTATTAAATAACGGTACTGCGGTATATGAAATGGGCATGTCTTCCAATGCTATTGAACGCATTATCATTGAAGTGATTTGTAATAAAATTGGCTTTAATAATAATGCTGGAGGTTTTTTAACATCTGGTGGTACACTTGCCAATCTTACCGCATTATTAAGTGCTAGAAAAGCGATTACCAAAAAGGATATTTGGAATGATGGCAATCAAAATCAACTAGGTATAATGGTCAGTGAAGAAGCGCATTACTGTGTAGACCGTGCGGCAAGAATTATGGGTTTAGGGGATCAAGGCATAATTAAAGTACCCGTTACCAAAGATTTTGCAATGGACATCCATGTTTTAGAAGCTAAATATAAGGAAGCGCAAGAAAGCGAAATTGAGGTCTTTGCCATAATCGGTAGTGCTCCATCTACTGCTACAGGTATTTTTGATAATCTTGAGTGCATTTCTGAATTTGCCCAAGAACATAATATATGGTTTCATGTTGATGGTGCACATGGTGGTGCCGGTATTTTTTCTGAAAAATACAAGCATACGCTAAAAGGCATTGCTCAAGCAGATTCAGTAGTTATTGATGGTCACAAAATGATGATGATGCCAGCATTGACCACCGCCCTACTCTTTAAGGATGAAAAAAATGCCAAGGCTACATTTAGTCAAAAAGCGGATTACTTATTGACCGACTCAGAACATGAAGATTGGTACAATTCCGGCAAGCGTACCTTTGAATGCACAAAAAATATGATGGCCATACATTGGTTTACACTTCTAAAACTCTATGGTGAAGAAGTTTTTGATGCCAATGTTACCCTATTATATGATTTGGGTTCCTTATTTGCCGACATTATAGAGGCTGAACCTAATTTTGAACTGGCATTACGCCCAATGTCAAATATTGTATGTTTTAGATATGTAAACCCTAATTTCAATTTTGAAGAGCAAAACAATTTAAACATAAAAATTCGCCAGTATCTTTTAGAAGATGGCGAATTTTATATTGTACAGACCAAATTAAAAAATGTTCATTTCTTACGAGTAACCGTTATGAATCCGTTTTCAACGGAAGAACACTTTAAAGCCCTAATCCATAAAATTAAGGCTTATGTTATGAGGTAATTATTCTCTCAAAGTTTCTAACATTTGATCCTCACTTTCTTTCTTAGAAAAGTTGATGGCACATTCTATCAACGCTAAATGTGAATATGCCTGAGGGAAGTTTCCTAGTAACCTTTTAGTCTTAAAGTCAATATCTTCACTAAATAGACCTAAATGATTACTATAACCTAATAATCTCTCAAAATACTCCAACGCCTTCTTCTCTTCCCCTATTTTAAATAAACTATTAATGTACCAGAATGTACAAACCGTAAATGAAGAAGATGGCAAACCAAAATCATCTTCATTCTTATATCTATACAACAATCCATCATTACTTAATTCGTCTCCAATGGCATTAACGGTTTTAATATATCTTTCATCTTTTGCATCAACACATCCGTAAGATTCCATTAATAAGACAGAAGCATCCAAATCTTTGGAACCATAAGATTGGGTATAAGCCCCAACTTCATCGTTCCAGGCATTATCATAGATATCTTGCCAAATTTCCGCCCTTATTGGTTCCCATTTATCAATTTTATG
Encoded proteins:
- a CDS encoding acyl-CoA dehydrogenase family protein gives rise to the protein MSTETTDKDILRGGQFLVKETNCDDIFTLEDLNEEQKMMRESTKEFVDRELWAHWERFEKKDYAYTEETMRKAGELGLLSVAVPESYGGMGMGFVSTMLVCDYISGATGSFSTAFGAHTGIGTMPITLYGTEEQKQKYVPKLASGEWFGAYCLTEPGAGSDANSGKTKAVLSEDGKTYSITGQKMWISNAGFCNLFIVFARIEDDKNITGFIVENDPSNGITLGDEEKKLGIHSSSTRQVFFNETKVAVENMLSTRGNGFKIAMNALNVGRIKLAAACLEAQRRVINEAVNYANERIQFKTPIVNFGAIKAKLADMTTNAYVGESACYRAAKNIEDRIAIRESEGNTHQEAELKGVEEYAIECSILKVAVSEDVQHTADEGVQIFGGMGFSADTPMESAWRDARIARIYEGTNEINRMLAVGMLVKKAMKGHVDLLGPATAVGEELMGIPSFDTPDFSELFAEEKDILKRLKKVFLMVAGSAVQKFGPELEKHQQLMLAASDILIEVYMAESALLRTEKNAKRFGEEAQATQIAMSKLYLYNATETIIKKGKEAIISFAEGDEQRMMLMGLKRFTKYTNYPNVVALRTQIADKVAADNGYTFD
- a CDS encoding pyridoxal phosphate-dependent decarboxylase family protein, giving the protein MHKKLLQQVYSSSDFNTNGHALIDQLTAHLEDKLNGKSPNAIHWNDPEDELQFWKDFLYHGNSKNLFQEINKRTTHIHHPHYLGHQVSPPAPITALTGLLSSLLNNGTAVYEMGMSSNAIERIIIEVICNKIGFNNNAGGFLTSGGTLANLTALLSARKAITKKDIWNDGNQNQLGIMVSEEAHYCVDRAARIMGLGDQGIIKVPVTKDFAMDIHVLEAKYKEAQESEIEVFAIIGSAPSTATGIFDNLECISEFAQEHNIWFHVDGAHGGAGIFSEKYKHTLKGIAQADSVVIDGHKMMMMPALTTALLFKDEKNAKATFSQKADYLLTDSEHEDWYNSGKRTFECTKNMMAIHWFTLLKLYGEEVFDANVTLLYDLGSLFADIIEAEPNFELALRPMSNIVCFRYVNPNFNFEEQNNLNIKIRQYLLEDGEFYIVQTKLKNVHFLRVTVMNPFSTEEHFKALIHKIKAYVMR